In a single window of the Saccharothrix australiensis genome:
- a CDS encoding WXG100 family type VII secretion target, whose product MTAYLTAKAAVGGDPAQLTAMADVLATAAEDVDGLATALRRAADDTDQSWQGKAATAYRTRTATHVGSLAKLTTPLNRAATAYRALAGELEGAQRKADKAMQDSVALGMGEGDLVGRPFQVAKFALLHPQHVVTIGHLIGDVVDARAMADAARDRFVTSADGVRADVAALRDPDGAGGQRQRNDRLWRRPEGGDSRDLGRGVDLSSDWAGRAILDRYLRGGGDWTIVDDADWSKYMMGNEQLRTQLSSVSEAQAQQALRDHLAGKHPPGAVDRTFHAEIQNGEGIVGYQYLHGTDSKKGDFRYQGESSVRELPDGTYEVTTKAGYTWNDTIDPNPQYSTDKWKSKLAEVLTLGQADPYDLHITWHAENRTVLDKDGRVIRAQGYPGS is encoded by the coding sequence GTGACCGCCTACCTGACCGCGAAGGCCGCGGTCGGCGGCGACCCGGCCCAGCTGACCGCGATGGCCGACGTGCTCGCCACCGCCGCCGAGGACGTGGACGGCCTCGCCACCGCGTTGCGCCGCGCCGCCGACGACACGGACCAGTCGTGGCAGGGCAAGGCGGCGACGGCCTACCGGACCCGCACCGCGACCCACGTCGGCTCGCTGGCCAAGCTCACCACGCCGCTGAACCGGGCCGCCACCGCGTACCGCGCGCTCGCGGGCGAGCTGGAGGGCGCGCAGCGCAAGGCGGACAAGGCCATGCAGGACTCCGTCGCCCTGGGCATGGGCGAGGGCGACCTGGTCGGTCGCCCGTTCCAGGTCGCGAAGTTCGCCCTGCTGCACCCGCAGCACGTGGTCACCATCGGCCACCTGATCGGCGACGTCGTGGACGCGCGGGCGATGGCCGACGCCGCCCGCGACCGGTTCGTCACCTCGGCCGACGGCGTGCGGGCGGACGTGGCCGCGCTGCGCGACCCGGACGGTGCGGGCGGTCAGCGCCAGCGCAACGACCGGCTGTGGCGGCGGCCCGAGGGCGGGGACAGCCGCGACCTCGGCCGGGGCGTCGACCTGTCCAGCGACTGGGCGGGCCGGGCGATCCTGGACCGCTACCTGCGCGGCGGCGGCGACTGGACCATCGTCGACGACGCGGACTGGTCGAAGTACATGATGGGCAACGAGCAGCTGCGCACGCAGCTGTCGTCGGTCTCCGAGGCCCAGGCCCAGCAGGCGCTGCGCGACCACCTCGCGGGCAAGCACCCGCCCGGCGCGGTCGACCGGACGTTCCACGCCGAGATCCAGAACGGCGAGGGCATCGTGGGCTACCAGTACCTGCACGGCACCGACAGCAAGAAGGGCGACTTCCGCTACCAGGGCGAGTCGTCGGTGCGGGAGCTGCCCGACGGCACGTACGAGGTCACCACCAAGGCCGGGTACACGTGGAACGACACCATCGACCCCAACCCGCAATACTCCACCGACAAGTGGAAGAGCAAGTTGGCGGAAGTCCTCACGCTCGGTCAGGCTGACCCGTACGACCTCCACATCACCTGGCACGCCGAGAACAGGACGGTCCTGGACAAGGACGGCCGGGTGATCCGAGCGCAGGGGTACCCCGGATCGTGA
- a CDS encoding MDR family MFS transporter, whose protein sequence is MGAKVDAALWRTAFTLVLGTFMATLDSTIVSVGIDALADRFDASVTDIQWVGTAYLLAVVAAVPASGWLVDRFGGRRTWVVAVGVFLVGSVLCACAWSLPSLVAFRVVQGLAGGLLPPTGQALLARAAGRDRIGRVLGVVAVVPLLSPVLGPLAGGSILGVADWPWLFYVNLPIGVAAILLARRTVPVCPRAEGRTPFDVRGALLLSPGLAVLVFGLTGFDRTLPPAVAGAAVLVGLGMLAGFVVHGLRTTGAPLIDPRLFTRPPFGVAALALAVLGASVFGTMFLLPLYLQTGGGLSAWETGLLLAPQGLGAAVGSTVVTRVITTVSPRTLVLTGIALVAAGTAPFTQLDQALPDAVIALSLLVRGVGAAMIGAPVMNIVYRRIEPAHLPRAAGALNLLGTVGGSVGTAVLAVVLHGRLAAHGPDVPAAFADTFWWVLGFALVAALGATRLPRPRNTDHEKGSSDA, encoded by the coding sequence GTGGGCGCGAAGGTGGACGCCGCGCTGTGGCGCACGGCGTTCACCCTCGTGCTCGGCACCTTCATGGCGACGCTGGACAGCACGATCGTCTCCGTCGGCATCGATGCGCTGGCCGACCGGTTCGACGCGTCGGTCACCGACATCCAGTGGGTCGGCACGGCGTACCTGCTGGCGGTGGTCGCGGCCGTGCCCGCGTCCGGCTGGCTGGTGGACCGGTTCGGCGGGCGGCGCACCTGGGTCGTCGCGGTCGGCGTGTTCCTGGTCGGCTCCGTGCTGTGCGCCTGCGCCTGGTCGCTGCCGAGCCTGGTGGCGTTCCGGGTGGTGCAGGGCCTGGCGGGCGGGCTGCTGCCGCCGACCGGCCAGGCGCTGCTGGCGCGGGCCGCCGGGCGCGACCGGATCGGCCGCGTCCTCGGCGTGGTCGCGGTCGTGCCCCTGCTGTCGCCGGTGCTGGGGCCGCTGGCCGGCGGCTCGATCCTCGGCGTCGCGGACTGGCCGTGGCTGTTCTACGTCAACCTGCCGATCGGCGTCGCGGCGATCCTGCTCGCCCGCCGCACCGTGCCCGTCTGCCCGCGCGCGGAGGGGCGCACGCCGTTCGACGTGCGCGGCGCGCTGCTGCTGTCGCCCGGCCTGGCCGTGCTGGTGTTCGGGCTCACCGGGTTCGACCGGACCCTCCCGCCCGCCGTGGCGGGCGCGGCGGTGCTGGTGGGCCTGGGGATGCTGGCCGGGTTCGTCGTGCACGGGCTGCGCACGACGGGCGCGCCGCTGATCGACCCGCGCCTGTTCACCCGGCCGCCCTTCGGGGTGGCGGCGCTGGCGCTGGCGGTGCTGGGCGCGTCCGTGTTCGGCACCATGTTCCTGCTGCCGCTGTACCTCCAGACCGGCGGCGGCCTGTCCGCCTGGGAGACCGGGCTGCTGCTCGCGCCGCAGGGCCTCGGCGCGGCGGTCGGCTCTACCGTCGTCACCCGCGTCATCACCACCGTGTCGCCGCGCACCCTCGTCCTGACCGGCATCGCCCTCGTCGCCGCGGGCACCGCGCCGTTCACGCAGCTCGACCAGGCGCTGCCGGACGCCGTCATCGCGCTGTCGCTGCTCGTGCGCGGCGTCGGCGCGGCGATGATCGGCGCGCCGGTGATGAACATCGTCTACCGCCGCATCGAACCCGCCCACCTGCCCCGGGCCGCCGGCGCGCTGAACCTGCTCGGCACGGTCGGCGGCTCCGTCGGCACCGCGGTCCTCGCGGTCGTCCTGCACGGCCGGTTGGCGGCGCACGGCCCCGACGTGCCCGCGGCGTTCGCCGACACCTTCTGGTGGGTCCTCGGCTTCGCCCTCGTCGCGGCCCTCGGGGCGACCAGGTTGCCCCGTCCCCGGAACACGGATCACGAGAAGGGCTCGTCAGATGCCTGA
- a CDS encoding 3-deoxy-7-phosphoheptulonate synthase: MPDQDTLPTPGEVAADHVVATAVARHRETVAAVLARRDPRLLVVVGPCSVHDPAAALDYAHLLATAAERLSDDLVVVLRAYLEKPRTVAGWTGLLPDPTLDGKGDIAAGLRLGRTFLLAAAATGLPLAYEFVDPMLAHYVADVVTWGAVGARTVASQPHRHLASWLPMPVGMKNCVSGRVDTAVDAIRAAGLPHAFPGVAADGRLTTLRSAGNPDAHLVLRGGPTPNYHAADVAAALAALTAAGLPARVVVDASHGNSGKDHHRQPGVVEDLAGQVADGNRALVGVMIESYLSDGRQDAGAGTPRPDLSVTDACLGWDRTVPLLETLARAAARRRATG; this comes from the coding sequence ATGCCTGACCAGGACACCCTGCCCACACCCGGCGAGGTCGCCGCCGACCACGTGGTGGCGACCGCCGTGGCCCGCCACCGGGAGACCGTCGCCGCCGTCCTCGCCCGCCGCGACCCCCGGCTGCTGGTCGTCGTCGGACCCTGCTCGGTGCACGACCCGGCCGCGGCGCTGGACTACGCGCACCTGCTCGCCACCGCCGCCGAACGCCTGTCCGACGACCTGGTCGTGGTGCTGCGGGCGTACCTGGAGAAGCCGCGCACCGTCGCCGGGTGGACCGGCCTGCTGCCCGACCCCACCCTCGACGGCAAGGGCGACATCGCGGCCGGCCTGCGGCTGGGGCGGACGTTCCTGCTGGCGGCGGCGGCCACCGGGCTGCCCCTGGCCTACGAGTTCGTCGACCCGATGCTCGCGCACTACGTGGCCGACGTCGTGACGTGGGGCGCGGTGGGCGCGCGCACGGTCGCGAGCCAGCCGCACCGGCACCTGGCGTCGTGGCTGCCCATGCCGGTGGGCATGAAGAACTGCGTGTCCGGTCGGGTCGACACCGCCGTCGACGCGATCCGGGCGGCGGGCCTGCCGCACGCGTTCCCCGGGGTGGCGGCCGACGGCAGGCTCACCACCCTGCGCAGCGCCGGCAACCCGGACGCCCACCTGGTCCTGCGCGGCGGCCCGACGCCCAACTACCACGCGGCCGACGTGGCCGCGGCCCTGGCCGCCCTGACCGCGGCCGGCCTGCCCGCGCGCGTGGTGGTCGACGCGTCGCACGGCAACAGCGGCAAGGACCACCACCGCCAGCCCGGCGTGGTCGAGGACCTGGCCGGTCAGGTGGCGGACGGCAACCGGGCCCTGGTCGGCGTCATGATCGAGTCCTACCTGTCGGACGGGCGGCAGGACGCGGGGGCGGGCACGCCGAGGCCGGACCTCAGCGTGACCGACGCGTGCCTGGGCTGGGACCGCACCGTGCCACTGCTGGAGACCCTGGCACGGGCGGCGGCCCGCCGGCGCGCGACCGGGTGA